The Dokdonia donghaensis DSW-1 DNA window GATCAATAAAAGATCAACTTACCGTAGACTATTGTAACGAAAACAACGTATCTATGGTAATGACGGGAACACGTCACTTTAAACATTAATAATAAAAAGGGTTAGTATTACGCTTTCGCGAAAGCGTGATGTTAACCCTAATATTTGTACTTTTAAGCAGCACGCTTAAAAACTAACGCATAACGCTTTGATTACCCTATGGGATTTTTTGATTTTTTAACTGAGAATATTGCAATTGACCTTGGTACTGCCAACACGTTGATTATACACAATGATAAAGTAGTAGTAGATAGTCCATCTATAGTTGCTCGAGACCGCACGACAAAAAAGATTATTGCCGTAGGTAAAGAAGCTGCTCAAATGCAAGGTAAAACTCACGAAAATATCAAAACCATACGCCCTCTTAAGGATGGAGTAATTGCAGATTTTGATGCCAGTGAGCAGATGATTGCAATGTTTATCAAAGAAATACCAGCACTTAAAAAGAAATTATTTCCACCTGCATTGCGTATGGTAATCTGTATACCTTCTGGAATTACAGAGGTAGAGATGAGAGCAGTAAAGGAAAGTGCAGAGCGTGTAAACGGTAAAGAAGTATATCTTATACACGAGCCTATGGCAGCCGCTATAGGTATAGGTGTAGATATTATGCAACCTAAAGGTAATATGATTGTAGATATAGGTGGGGGTACGACAGAGATTGCCGTAATTGCACTAGGAGGTATTGTATGTGATAAATCTGTAAAAATTGCAGGTGATGTATTTACAAACGATATTATCTACTATATGCGCACCCAGCACAACCTTTATGTAGGAGAGCGCAGTGCCGAAAAAATAAAAATACAAATAGGTGCCGCTACCGAAGATCTTGAAGTACCGCCAGAAGAGATGAGTGTACAGGGTCGTGACTTACTAACTGGTAAGCCTAAGCAGGTACAAATAAGCTTTAGAGAGATTGCAAAGGCATTAGATAAATCTATACTCCGTATAGAA harbors:
- a CDS encoding rod shape-determining protein produces the protein MGFFDFLTENIAIDLGTANTLIIHNDKVVVDSPSIVARDRTTKKIIAVGKEAAQMQGKTHENIKTIRPLKDGVIADFDASEQMIAMFIKEIPALKKKLFPPALRMVICIPSGITEVEMRAVKESAERVNGKEVYLIHEPMAAAIGIGVDIMQPKGNMIVDIGGGTTEIAVIALGGIVCDKSVKIAGDVFTNDIIYYMRTQHNLYVGERSAEKIKIQIGAATEDLEVPPEEMSVQGRDLLTGKPKQVQISFREIAKALDKSILRIEDAVMETLSQTPPELAADIYNTGIYLAGGGSMLRGLDKRLSQKTDLPVYIAEDPLRAVVRGTGICLKNLAKYKSVLIK